ATTCGCTTAGTTTATCTGTGGCTGATATTAGaatgtgtttgatgatctgaaacattacCTTTTGACCAAAAAGCACAACATCTGTAAAGGGTCAAGAACTTTAATTTAGTGTAttgtgtttgttctgttttgtgaagaacaaaataaaaaaattaaatataaaaaaattaaataaacaatcagataaataaataattggctTTTCTTATGTcggttgatgttttttttttttttttttttttgttaccgttcagaaaataattaataatccaAGTGAAGCTTTCTGagctttggttaaaaaaaacaaaaaaacttttctgtaaTCTGTACCTTAATGTCATAGCCATGTATTGCTATTGTAATGAACATATTTAGTTTTCattatattcaaatattttaataatttataaaactaaatggTTCTAAAGATGTCCAGATATCGTGTCTAATTTAATTCAGTTGTATATTATTACCTAAAGACCACCTGAGGTGTTTGTTTACTTTTAGGATCTCCATTCAATAAGTGAAGATAGATTTATAAAACACAGACTGACGCTTTTAGGCCTTCGTTTTCGTTATTTTCTGCTTACGGCTAATTAAAACACGCATTCTATAACTCCTtggaggtttttatttttaaaagggaCCTTCTACACTGCCTGTGTAAGCAAAGACAAGCGATAAGGAAATAGAAGTAATGGGTCAAGAACTTTAATTTAGTGTAttgtgtttgttctgttttgtgaagaacaaaataaaaatgttaaatataaaaaaataaaataaacaatcagataaataaataattggctTTTCTTATGTcggttgatgtttttttttttgttactgttcagaaaaaaattaataatccAACTAAAGCTTTCTGAGCTTTGGTtcaaaaaaaaccttttccaaTCAGTACCTTAATGTCATAGCCATGCATTACCATTGTAATGAACCAATTTAGTTTTCATTacattcaaatatttttgaatGTAATGAAACAGCTGCTtagaggtttttatttttaaaaggggCCTTCGACACTGCCTGTGTAAGCAAAGACAAGCGATAAGGAAATAGAAGTAAGGCACGGCAagcttatttataaagcaccttacagtaacaagacgattcaaagtgttGAGGTAAGGTAGGTGACAAATGTAAAGCGATGACATAATCAACATTTATACAGGTTTTCAAACTTCATTTCAGACTAAACGTGAAAGGTGAACGAGATATTTCAAGTTCAGAGCATATAGGTGTTGGACTATAAACATGAGGGACTTCATTTTACCCGGGCTGAGATGAGATCAAGGACTAGTTCCTGCCTAGGATGACACGGCACAGCACTGGAAATTCACAGGTGACAAACTCATGACCCGGGGACTTTTCGTGCCTAATCAAAAGTTTtgtggtttaaaaacaaaacagccgTTCGTTCTTCTGAAATCGGTCAGACGCTTTGCTGAAAGCTTAGTGGGAATAAAGAAAAAGCAACCAAAGTCGAAACCTCAAGAAAGCCTGGAGGGTCcacatttaacatatttttgacaCAAATGGTGCCCCATACAATTCGACCGAGTCAGACTTTTTTTATGACCAGTCAGCTCGTTTGTGCCCTCAGGGCATTGAGTCAAGTTCACTATGTAGTCAAGTGTTGTTGTTACTAGTAGTAGAGCAGTGCCCGTCATTGGCTGGCCTCTGAGTCACTCTGTCGCTACAAGGAGTTGCGTtgcctctccctctccctctccctcctcctcctcttcctcctcccaccGTGTAGGCAGCCTCCTCCTGACTGCAGTCACAACTGCTCGGCACCGTGTCGACCGCACTCTGACGTCCCCGGCTCTGCGTGAGTCAAGACGCAACAGGGGGAAATCCCCAcggcagagagagaaagaaagaaagagagctGACGGGAGGTCCCTTTAAATCCACGCACTCCTTCCCTCTTTGGTGAGGTGCCAGGAACAGCGGAGAGAGGCAGAGAAACAGGGagcgacaacaacaacaacaacgcgGCGGCGGCTCATTTGGACGGATTCAGCCGCGGTGAGTCTTATTTCGCTGCGTCTTCGTCTTGTTACGACGGTGTTTACAAATGGAGCGGAAACCAAGTGGCGTTTAACCCCGCGGCTCGAGCCGAACGCAGGTTACTGTAATGTTTAGGCGGCTGCGTGACGCAGGGGGGAATGGTTTTTACACCTGTTCGTAGTAAGAAAGCAGGAAATAAATGcgctttatttctgtttaactATCGAGTTACTGTGTGTTTTGGTGAAGCCGGGTCGCTCAGACGCTCAGAGTTTATTCATACCGACTGTTTCTGCTTTTATCCACAGACTTTCCCACACATTTGTGGCgtgtttctctttgttttttcgtgtgtgtttttgtgtgcttCTACACGTTTCGGCGTTGAGAGCCACTCCGGAAGTGAGAGTCCTCGCTGCGACGCCACAGCTACGCCCGGGTCTGCGCTGACACCTAGCGGCCGCtcggcagaactgcagcatgtaCGGAGCGTCAGGAATCCCCGAGCTGATCCCGCACAGCGGGCCGCCGCGGCAGCCCGGCCCGGCGGGCCAGTTCAACCCGGGTCACCCGCAGGGGGACGGGCACGGCGGCGGCCAGAACCCCCAGCGGCTCGGCCAGAGGGCTCCGAAGCTGGGGCAGATCGGCCGGACCAAAAAAGGTGAGCGAatagcatttatttttgttgctttgtttgtttgttttttttttgtttttttacaattttagcTCCACATACATTGTAATCATGAAACCCCTTTAAACAATTAGTGTAtgtatataaatcattttatttatttattttatcattattattattattattattattattattattattattattattatttgggtAAACATAATTTGCAGattctttgtttgattaaaaaattgCGTTTTAGATATCGTATCtcttcttgtgaaaaaaaaaagtcttgtttctttcattttctttttttgttgttgttttttgttttttctaaagacTACCCTGTGAAGTAAGATATTTAGGAAAGGGAAGGGTCATATAAGTATTTACTTCTGCCTGCCTCTCCTCCTCAGACaaattgaaagaaaatgtttcatgGAATGTGAattgttttgaaataatttttcaatTAAGCTCAATTaagtgcttttaaaaacacctttttttttaaagcataaaagaTATCTGTGACGTAAtcacttgcaaaagtattcacaccctcaCGTAATTGCTCATTATTTAATTCTTCGCGTTGGTGTTTGGTGTagcagaccaacacagagtagagcatttttatgaagaaaaacaacgcattgtttccaacatttctttagaaatagttaaaaaaaaaaggggggggggaagcattTAACCATTAAATCTCCACCAGCTTCGCCTGTTCCTCTTGGTCCAGCTCAGTCGGACTGAACGGAGCTCATCTGTGGGCAGCAGCGAATGCGTTTTTCCGCAGGTTCTCAGTGTTATTCAGCTCTGGACATTGACCGGGTCGTTTTAACTTGAACCCAAGACATGCCGTCGTAGTTCTGGCTGTACGACCAGGgctgttgtcctgctgaaaggtgaaccttaCCGGCCCGGTCTGATTCTGTTTTGCTGCCCTGAACAGAGTTTCATCCAGGATTCTCCTTAATTTACTCATCACCTCAGATTCCAGAAAGGGATCCCCACATCTGGATGATGCCTCCACCGTGTTTTGACCACAAAGTGCAGTTTCTTCTCGCCGCTCTTTCATAAAAGCCAGATTAGCTGTGCCGTCACTAGATCCTCCTACCCGAGCCGCGGCtctctgcaggtcctccagagGTAAAAGGGGccccttggctgcttctctgattaatgctgtcTTGAACAGTCCGCTGTCGGTCTGTAAcctaaaattaaaaccaaacacaTCAAGGTTCCTGTTTGTAAGGCGAGAAAGACttaagggtgtgaatacttgtttggttttctttaacCTACACCCTTTAATCTATAATGAAATCGGCTGTTTTTACTCCAGATCCAGCGATTTATGATGGGTTTTGCACATAAGATGCGCTTCCCTGAAAAGTGACACCACAATGTGACTTTGATCTCTAATCCTTGTAAAAACATCAGTGGCTAAAAGTTTAACCAGCCGGTGGATAATATCCCGTCTTAAAAAGGTTACTGGGTCCTTTTTGGGAGGGAAACAGGCCCGCAGCATGACCGAACAGTCCGCCTGAGGTGCTTTCCCACAAGTCCATCCTTTTGGTTTTATTCCAGACGCACCCGCAGTTTTTGtgtctggggggtggggtggcgTGTAGGTTGCGGGATAAAAGACCTGGAGGTGCTGTGGAGCCGGCAGGTTTTAGTGCCGCCTTTCATTTGACTCCTGCACACAGAGATGTTTCTATTTCTGAACTTGCCTCATGCAAATGATGGAGCCCAGCTTTCCAtgggaataaaaacaacacagaagccCATTGGCTCTGTGAAGAACCAGGTTAGAGGGAAATATTTCCATAGATA
The DNA window shown above is from Fundulus heteroclitus isolate FHET01 chromosome 14, MU-UCD_Fhet_4.1, whole genome shotgun sequence and carries:
- the si:dkey-112a7.4 gene encoding calcium/calmodulin-dependent protein kinase II inhibitor 1 gives rise to the protein MYGASGIPELIPHSGPPRQPGPAGQFNPGHPQGDGHGGGQNPQRLGQRAPKLGQIGRTKKVDLDDEDLDDLMNNNGQCPVSLSPIS